CCAGACTAGGGCGTCCATGCGGTCGGGTGAGACGTCGGCAGGACCCTTGGGGGTCCAGGTGCACATCTGGTCTTCGAGGTCAGGGAATGTGCCGACGTGGTGGACTCTGCCCTGCTCGTAGAGGGCTGCTATCGGCTCTGCGCGGGCGTACTTGCCACGGCTGGCGGTCACGGCGCGGAACCTGAAGATCTTTCCGCCTGACGCGGTGCGCAGCACCTCCTTGACCAGGTCGCCTCCGT
This genomic window from Dehalococcoidia bacterium contains:
- a CDS encoding ATP-binding protein — protein: GGDLVKEVLRTASGGKIFRFRAVTASRGKYARAEPIAALYEQGRVHHVGTFPDLEDQMCTWTPKGPADVSPDRMDALVWAISHLINRPITRIWV